A window of the Diceros bicornis minor isolate mBicDic1 chromosome 30, mDicBic1.mat.cur, whole genome shotgun sequence genome harbors these coding sequences:
- the LOC131394235 gene encoding PHD finger protein 21B-like, with protein MELQSRPEALAVELARHQNGDLEKQLHERQPRIAALSDKQVSELELSPTPRCGTRVAGHWGGTLQSAGLGAARSDSQRSLSPASELPAPPFLERKSRVLGGRAGSARLRQWSKERGCA; from the exons ATGGAGCTGCAGAGCCGGCCCGAGGCGCTCGCCGTGGAACTCGCGCGCCACCAG AACGGCGACCTCGAGAAGCAGCTCCACGAGAGGCAGCCGCGGATCGCCGCGCTCAGCGACAAACAAGTAAGCGAGCTGGAGCTGTCCCCCACCCCGCGCTGCGGGACGAGGGTCGCCGGGCACTGGGGCGGCACCCTACAAAGTGCCGGCCTCGGCGCCGCACGCTCAGACTCCCAAAGGAGTCTGTCTCCAGCCTCAGAGCTACCCGCCCCTCCTTTTCTGGAAAGAAAGAGCCGGGTTCTCGGAGGCCGAGCGGGGAGCGCGCGGCTCCGGCAGTGGTCGAAGGAGAGAGGCTGCGCTTAA